One part of the Engraulis encrasicolus isolate BLACKSEA-1 chromosome 17, IST_EnEncr_1.0, whole genome shotgun sequence genome encodes these proteins:
- the LOC134467146 gene encoding zinc finger protein 23-like: MACEIVEISHHINVNHKQACSDLEKASLFITEALQREIQRNTTLCMLIQRLEKRAAENGRSLSEQVESNCQLQLQVDELQTQLEDKDNSLTQAKQSIAVLKNELGDLKQQLQIHHRTIEEVTEWQQDESLANIVKEEDGVQQQVVAVTVKEEYAIDAYPCQSDKTDTSMGQTHSSFAGIRTELVQEEDEKSDMTPVVSSDPDAVNFLRLSVRLVDCCVTQGHQRTTSENNKEGETPNNVGITGEASELPPSATPKFTAIPETEVDNGRPYKCPVCGEHFSSTSVMEKHQQDTHTIEKPPLEQDQHTRTGKTPHHHKRHGKRVTRRTNALAANKHTDTGQKRHHCGQCGKSFKLPGILARHQRVHTGERPHECAQCGKAFTVASNLSRHKLIHTGQKPYHCGQCGKSFTQEMHLTRHQLIHTGEKPFQCTDCGKYFRHSGNLTTHRLIHTGERRHQCGQCGMRFTEAGSLGRHMFVHTGEKPHRCTGCGRAFSHLWKLRRHLRKAPTHTGDKTTQPPL; this comes from the exons ATGGCCTGTGAG ATAGTTGAGATTTCTCACCATATTAATGTGAATCACAAGCAAGCCTGTAGTGACCTTGAGAAGGCCAGTCTATTCATCACAGAAGCATTGCAG AGGGAGATCCAGAGGAACACAACTCTGTGCATGTTAATTCAACGTCTGGAAAAGAGAGCAGCTGAGAATGGAAGGAGCCTATCAGAGCAGGTGGAGTCAAACTGCCAGCTGCAGCTCCAGGTGGATGAACTACAGACACAACTGGAAGACAAAGACAACTCGTTAACACAAGCCAAACAG AGTATTGCTGTCCTGAAGAATGAACTGGGGGACCTGAAACAGCAGCTGCAGATCCATCATAG GACAATTGAGGAAGTGACTGAGTGGCAACAGGATGAGAGTCTGGCCAATATTGTG aaagaggaggatggtgtCCAGCAGCAGGTTGTTGCAGTTACAGTTAAAGAGGAATATGCTATTGATGCATATCCATGTCAGTCAG ATAAGACGGATACCTCCATGGGACAGACGCACTCTTCATTTGCAGGCATTAGAACGGAACTAGTGCAG GAGGAAGATGAAAAGTCAGACATGACTCCAGTCGTCAGCTCTGATCCAGATGCAGTCAATTTTTTGAGATTGTCAGTACGATTGGTTGATTGTTGTGTAACACAAGGTCATCAAAGAACAACCAGCGAGAACAATAAAGAGGGAGAAACCCCCAATAATG taggGATAACGGGGGAGGCATCAGAATTGCCACCGTCTGCAACCCCCAAATTCACAGCCATCCCAGAGACCGAGGTGGATAATGGGAGGCCATATAAGTGTCCTGTCTGTGGAGAGCATTTCTCCTCAACGTCAGTAATGGAAAAGCACCAGCAGGACACGCACACAATAGAGAAGCCTCCTCTCGAACAagaccagcacacacgcacaggaaaaaCGCCCCACCACCACAAACGGCATGGCAAACGTGTTACGAGGAGGACAAACGCTCTCGCCGCAAACAAGCACACTGACACAGGGCAGAAGCGCCACCACTGTGGGCAATGTGGGAAAAGTTTCAAGCTTCCAGGAATACTTGCAAGGCATCAGCGcgtccacacaggagagaggcctcACGAATGCGCACAGTGTGGGAAGGCTTTCACGGTAGCATCAAACCTCTCTAGACACAAGCTCATCCACACGGGGCAGAAGCCCTACCACTGTGGACAGTGTGGGAAGAGCTTTACACAAGAAATGCACCTCACGCGGCATCAGCTCATCCATACAGGAGAGAAACCCTTTCAATGCACAGATTGTGGCAAATACTTTAGACATTCGGGAAATCTCACAACGCACCGCCTCATCCACACAGGGGAGAGGCGCCACCAGTGTGGACAGTGTGGGATGAGATTCACTGAAGCAGGGTCCCTCGGGAGACACATGTTcgtccacacaggagagaagcctcACCGGTGCACAGGATGTGGCCGAGCTTTTAGTCATTTGTGGAAACTAAGAAGGCACCTGCGCAAGGCACCTACCCATACAGGAGACAAGACTACCCAACCACCACTCTAA